The region AGCAAGGCACCCGCACCCGTAGCCACACCCACGAGGTACTGCAGCACATTGAACTTGGCGCTCTGGATACTTGTGCGCACGCCCGCAATCTCCGACTCAATGCGCGTATCGACCTCCTTGATTTTGAGGGCGTGGACCGAGGACTCGTCACGGATGCGGCCTGGTGTGAATCGGTCATACGTACCTTTCTCAAGATTCAGGTCCAGACGCACGCCAGCCATCGTGCGCGCAATCTCCTCACGTAGCCGCTGCTTGATCTTTTCCGTGTCTGCCATGAGCCGCTCATTCTCCGACTTCATCAGCACAAAGTCACTGCGCTCCAGCAACTGAATCTCGGACTTGAGCTTCGCAAAGTCGACCTGGCTCGTCAGCAGCGAGTCACACGCACCTTTTGTGTATAGCTATGCTTTTCCGCTTCATTGCGCCGCACAAGACTTTGAGCGAAATTTTCAATGCTCTCGTTGATCACATCTGTCAGCGCTGTCACGAGTACATCCGCTTGTTGCCGCGTAATGCCAGCGTGCTCGAGCCTCTGTACAAACGCATTGGAGTCAAAGTGCGCACCGCGCCGCAACAACAGGGGCGCGGGCTTTCCCAGGGGCACACTCACCCGCGGCACAGCCGACCACAGCCGCATGTCGTCGTTCGCGATCCACGTGGTGTGTGGGGCACAGAGCAGGGCGATATGATCAaatggaggtgtgtatgTAACTATTTATACGGAGGCAGGGAAGGAGGGTATCATGGCACATTGGAGGCATCGGGGAGTATGCGTTGTGGCTCCAGCTGGTGGCGGCACACCTCAATGTTATTTTTCAGCGAGCGGATATGTACGCGCGGATCAGACACGATCACAAGGAGGCAAGTCGTCGACGTGAGGGCATCCATGCACGCTAAGAACGTGGGGGTACGTAGCTCAAACGACTGGAGCTGATTTTGCGTCTCGACGCATGACATCTTGAACTGCTTGACCAACTCGCTCACACGCTCAAAGCGGTCGTCATACACAGTCATTTCATCCGCATTGGCTGGCTTGTCTTGCGCAGGAAGCATGGATAGAGACAAGCCCGAGAGCAGCGTCTCAGGTGCATCGGGACCGTCGCCATACCGGACAATGTAGCTCGTGCTCCCGTGCTGCTGAGACTGCCGCTGATCATGAATCGACGGGCTATAGTGCGACATGACGAGGAACGTAGCCTTTTCGAAAAGTACCACCTCGGACGCCGAGCACATATCAGCTAGCTCCGACAAGTGCGTCTCAAAATATTGTACATCGGGCACGATCGTGTGCACGATATTTGACCAAGCCTTGTATAGCGTAGCATCCCAGATACTAGTGGCATAGCAGCGCAAGTGAATGGAGCGATCACGGTGCGATGGAGACGATGCCGCTTCTTTGAGCACTTCGCGGGCCTTTTTACGCAAGTCGGCTACGCGGCTCATATACAGACTTTTGCGACGTTCCGGCTGAATCAGGTCCATTTTGTGTAGCAGGCAGAAGATTTCTGCATCGGGTGTGTGGGTCTGGAGGGCCGAAAGGCAGTCGCGAAAGTAGCGCAGGTCTGTCTCCCACTCGCTCGTGTCACCACCGCCTTCATCGTCCGTACTGACCACGTCGACCACGTATACCAAGGCACACACCGAACTGAACACCTGATTCCTTTGTGCGTTCATATAGCTGTCCATATACGATGTTTGACCACCGCAATCCCACAAGTTGAGCACAAGATTCCCCGGGAATCGCACATGAGAATGTTCGACGTCAATGGTACTGCCAAGGCGTTTGGTGTCTTCAGATCGATAAGACGAGAAGATAAAAGACCGCATAGAAGTCTTGCCCGTTCCGGACTTTCCCATCAAAAGGATCTGTGTGTGAGTGGCCTGAAAGACATACCTTGCGCTTCGTTGAGTTCGGCATGCAGCTACAAGGTCGAGCGGAGGAAAAAAACGATGGCACGGCGACCGTCTGGGTATGTGGAGATCACGTGGCATGGGCTCAGCAGCTCACCGCCGGCGTCGCCGGCCACCACGTGTAGGTGGGGCAGGGGGGCAAGGTGCAGGGGTCAAAGCGCTGATGAGCTGTGTCCATTCTGAATCAGAAATCGTGACGTAGTCTTCTTGGATGCCTACATCTTCTTGCCAGCATAATGGAATCCGTTGAAGAAGAAGAACACGTATTTCGGCGCATGTAGCTGCACACTTGTTCCCAAACTCATGGCACGGATCGTGGCGACGGCCTTTGGCTGTTATGCGCACGCCTAGGTACGCGCCCATTTCGTCCTGCCAGACCGATGGTTTGTACCCGCGCATCTTCAAGTCGCATTCTATCGCTGAAGCAATCGCACGTGGCATAGTGTCCCACAGCGACGTCAAAAGC is a window of Malassezia restricta chromosome III, complete sequence DNA encoding:
- a CDS encoding Ras-related GTP-binding protein A/B — its product is MPNSTKRKILLMGKSGTGKTSMRSFIFSSYRSEDTKRLGSTIDVEHSHVRFPGNLVLNLWDCGGQTSYMDSYMNAQRNQVFSSVCALVYVVDVVSTDDEGGGDTSEWETDLRYFRDCLSALQTHTPDAEIFCLLHKMDLIQPERRKSLYMSRVADLRKKAREVLKEAASSPSHRDRSIHLRCYATSIWDATLYKAWSNIVHTIVPDVQYFETHLSELADMCSASEVVLFEKATFLVMSHYSPSIHDQRQSQQHGSTSYIVRYGDGPDAPETLLSGLSLSMLPAQDKPANADEMTVYDDRFERVSELVKQFKMSCVETQNQLQSFELRTPTFLACMDALTSTTCLLVIVSDPRVHIRSLKNNIEVCRHQLEPQRILPDASNVP
- a CDS encoding mitochondrial protein, which encodes MRLWSAVPRVSVPLGKPAPLLLRRGAHFDSNAFVQRLEHAGITRQQADVLVTALTDVINESIENFAQSLVRRNEAEKHSYTQKVDFAKLKSEIQLLERSDFVLMKSENERLMADTEKIKQRLREEIARTMAGVRLDLNLEKGRIRDESSVHALKIKEVDTRIESEIAGVRTSIQSAKFNVLQYLVGVATGAGALLLAYLRMFR